In a genomic window of Desulfovibrio inopinatus DSM 10711:
- a CDS encoding chemotaxis protein CheA — protein sequence MKDFELVDEVFIAEAHEHLADLEDALLELENDPLNKDLVARAFRAMHTLKGSGAMFGYTELSRFAHDAETAFDLVRKGRLDVDSHLLTLFLTVKDHILQLLTTKHPSQEIVLESDHLLAQIKSLMSDVIDEKASPGQRRLDAVSGETLYWVRYMPSTESYLMGPDPAVLAEQLGRMGSLREEFHGERYPSLDLFDPEKTYGHWDFLLLTLETEEQVQKIFSFTGTEEEAVIRALGQNLRVDADDIMVLLDEMGKIAPDMAMGRLQEYLTEPSVQSRPDVAKPHSGSVSTLDAGKSLRVDSDRLDSLVNMVGELVILQSRIAQLCRRREEECEDGDIELASVSEDLERLSDKMRNSALRLRMVPIGTTFGGFRRLVRDLCAQFDKSVELVLEGAETELDKVVIDRLKDPLMHILRNSLDHGIESASNRLNMGKPETGTVRLEACHGGGEVIIRIRDDGRGINPNLVLRKAKARNLVAADAELDDKDILNLIFEPGFSTKDEVTDISGRGVGMDVVKRSIEGLRGRVEIVSQPGQGTTFTIRLPLTLAIIDGLCVVIGNEHYIVPLAHVESCQERFFPTPEARSAVKTIESFDFIGAMTPCLSLRKILGVPSEQSEYERIIIVSVDGIRVGLAVDVIIGRQQAVIKSLSDLYKNINLISGTTINGDGGISLILDVPALIKQVATQK from the coding sequence ATGAAAGATTTTGAACTCGTCGATGAAGTCTTTATTGCTGAAGCGCACGAACACTTGGCGGACCTTGAAGACGCACTGCTTGAACTGGAAAACGATCCTCTTAATAAAGACCTGGTCGCTCGGGCTTTTCGTGCGATGCATACGTTGAAAGGCTCTGGTGCCATGTTTGGGTATACCGAGCTTTCGCGCTTTGCTCATGATGCTGAGACCGCTTTTGATCTTGTTCGCAAGGGGCGTCTCGATGTCGATTCACATCTACTGACGCTGTTTTTGACCGTCAAAGATCATATACTTCAACTCCTCACGACCAAGCATCCGAGCCAGGAAATAGTTTTGGAATCGGATCATCTTCTGGCCCAAATAAAGAGTCTGATGTCTGATGTTATTGATGAGAAGGCTTCACCCGGACAACGTCGACTTGACGCCGTATCCGGAGAGACCTTGTATTGGGTCCGATACATGCCGTCGACGGAATCCTATTTAATGGGGCCGGATCCCGCCGTTTTGGCTGAACAACTTGGACGTATGGGGAGCTTGCGCGAGGAGTTTCATGGAGAACGATATCCCAGTCTTGACTTGTTTGACCCTGAAAAAACATATGGACACTGGGATTTTCTTCTGCTCACGCTGGAAACAGAAGAGCAGGTTCAGAAAATCTTTTCATTTACAGGGACCGAAGAAGAAGCTGTTATCCGTGCTCTTGGACAGAACCTCCGTGTTGATGCAGATGATATTATGGTACTCTTGGATGAAATGGGAAAAATTGCCCCTGACATGGCGATGGGCCGTTTACAAGAGTATCTTACCGAGCCCTCGGTGCAGTCCCGTCCCGATGTGGCGAAGCCACATTCCGGTTCTGTCTCCACGTTGGATGCAGGGAAGAGTTTGCGCGTGGATTCGGATAGACTCGACAGTTTAGTGAACATGGTTGGCGAACTTGTTATTCTGCAGTCTCGAATCGCGCAACTTTGTCGAAGACGTGAAGAAGAGTGTGAAGATGGCGATATAGAACTGGCAAGTGTTTCAGAAGATCTGGAGCGACTCTCCGACAAAATGCGGAATAGTGCCCTACGTTTGCGTATGGTTCCTATTGGGACCACGTTTGGGGGATTTCGTCGTCTTGTACGCGACCTTTGTGCTCAGTTCGATAAAAGTGTGGAACTCGTCTTGGAGGGAGCGGAAACGGAACTCGATAAAGTTGTTATCGATCGTCTCAAAGATCCGCTTATGCATATTCTACGGAACAGTCTTGATCATGGTATCGAGTCCGCATCGAATCGCTTGAATATGGGGAAACCCGAAACCGGGACGGTTCGCCTTGAAGCATGTCATGGAGGAGGCGAGGTTATCATTCGGATTCGCGACGATGGTCGGGGGATTAATCCGAATCTTGTCTTGCGTAAAGCCAAAGCCCGAAATCTTGTCGCCGCCGATGCCGAACTTGATGATAAAGATATTTTGAATCTCATTTTCGAACCAGGATTTTCGACAAAAGATGAGGTTACCGATATTTCCGGTCGTGGCGTGGGCATGGATGTGGTCAAACGAAGCATTGAAGGTTTACGTGGGCGAGTTGAAATTGTGTCGCAACCCGGACAAGGAACCACGTTTACGATTCGATTGCCGTTGACGTTGGCGATCATAGACGGACTGTGTGTCGTCATCGGCAACGAGCATTATATTGTCCCATTGGCACATGTTGAAAGCTGTCAGGAACGATTTTTCCCGACACCTGAAGCGCGATCCGCAGTGAAGACCATTGAATCTTTTGATTTTATAGGCGCGATGACACCGTGTTTGAGCTTACGCAAGATACTCGGTGTTCCGTCGGAGCAGTCCGAATACGAGCGTATTATCATTGTTTCTGTTGACGGCATACGCGTTGGCTTGGCTGTCGATGTTATCATTGGCCGGCAACAAGCTGTTATCAAAAGCTTAAGCGATTTGTATAAGAATATTAATCTTATTTCCGGGACAACAATTAATGGAGATGGAGGAATCTCACTGATTCTAGATGTTCCGGCGTTGATAAAGCAGGTCGCTACACAGAAGTAG
- a CDS encoding AEC family transporter: MTHFISMFLLVCPIFLTMAVGYTIFRVGLVDDAFVSQLNRLFYLVFLPLLLFDKIGHADFSVDFNIDLITGMTILFFLSLALTMTIGTFMGASPSKHGAFVQASIRGNMAYIGLAVVASVYGNEGLAAAGVLLGFLVPLLNGLCIFALLWPRRKVGNLSAMQCLRQIFSNPLIVAAAAGMVVSLSGFGIPRIIGETLHILSGMTLPLALVAIGAAFKPAEFRGAISFAMTATTFKLLVLPGLAYLILNAMHITGVNIGVGVILAACPTSSASYVLADQLGGDIPLAKAVVMLATMLSVFSYTLLLSCLPVFPTP, from the coding sequence ATGACCCACTTTATCTCTATGTTCCTGCTTGTCTGTCCAATATTCTTGACGATGGCAGTAGGATATACCATTTTTCGAGTTGGTCTTGTAGATGATGCATTTGTTTCACAGCTCAATAGACTTTTTTATCTCGTTTTCTTACCGTTGCTGCTTTTTGATAAAATTGGTCATGCCGATTTCTCCGTAGATTTCAATATCGATCTTATCACCGGTATGACAATATTATTTTTTCTGTCACTCGCGCTGACCATGACGATCGGCACATTCATGGGCGCGTCCCCATCGAAACATGGAGCTTTTGTTCAGGCCTCTATCCGGGGAAATATGGCATATATTGGGTTAGCCGTTGTTGCCAGCGTGTATGGGAACGAGGGACTGGCTGCAGCCGGGGTCCTTCTGGGATTCCTTGTTCCACTGCTGAATGGCTTGTGTATTTTCGCGTTGCTGTGGCCACGACGCAAGGTAGGCAACCTCTCAGCGATGCAATGCTTGCGACAAATTTTTTCTAATCCACTCATCGTTGCTGCCGCAGCCGGTATGGTCGTCAGTCTCTCTGGCTTCGGTATACCACGTATTATTGGGGAAACATTGCATATTCTCTCAGGGATGACGCTCCCTCTCGCGCTTGTTGCCATTGGCGCAGCCTTTAAGCCAGCGGAATTTCGTGGAGCCATCTCGTTTGCTATGACGGCCACAACGTTCAAACTCTTAGTCTTACCGGGACTAGCCTACCTCATTTTGAATGCGATGCATATCACAGGGGTCAATATCGGGGTAGGTGTTATTCTTGCTGCTTGTCCAACATCGTCGGCGTCCTATGTTTTGGCCGATCAACTTGGCGGCGATATCCCTCTTGCCAAAGCTGTCGTCATGCTGGCGACAATGCTCTCCGTCTTTTCCTATACGCTGCTTCTGTCCTGTTTGCCTGTTTTTCCAACACCATAA
- a CDS encoding DUF2238 domain-containing protein: MDCSAPSPSRLPFVLAIAYVVWWVVLAIDPVSRTVWWAENIPVMVVFALLLMTYRHFQFSRTAYVLMAIWLFWHTLGGHYTFAAVPFDFVTETFGFARNHFDRIGHFAVGLYAFAITEWLLRCRLAHKTVAYLFGLFAIMAVAAGYEIIEWWYAALEGGDAGIAFLGSQGDIWDAQKDMFADTLGALFSLALYAVLSSKKAKTTHASTSWTEE, encoded by the coding sequence ATGGATTGTTCAGCTCCCTCCCCTTCACGTCTCCCCTTCGTTTTGGCGATTGCTTATGTTGTCTGGTGGGTTGTTCTGGCCATTGATCCGGTATCACGAACGGTGTGGTGGGCAGAGAACATACCGGTCATGGTGGTATTTGCTCTGTTATTGATGACATATCGGCATTTTCAATTTTCGCGAACGGCCTATGTTCTCATGGCAATATGGCTCTTCTGGCATACCTTGGGCGGGCACTATACATTTGCCGCAGTTCCATTCGATTTCGTTACCGAAACGTTCGGATTTGCCCGAAATCATTTTGATCGCATCGGTCATTTTGCCGTCGGACTGTATGCGTTTGCCATAACGGAATGGCTATTACGTTGTAGATTGGCTCACAAAACCGTCGCCTATCTCTTTGGATTATTTGCTATCATGGCTGTCGCTGCAGGCTATGAAATCATTGAATGGTGGTATGCTGCCTTGGAAGGGGGAGATGCTGGCATCGCGTTCCTTGGAAGCCAAGGCGATATATGGGACGCGCAAAAAGACATGTTCGCCGACACACTCGGGGCACTCTTCAGTTTGGCCCTGTATGCTGTTCTCAGTAGCAAGAAAGCCAAGACAACGCATGCCTCAACATCATGGACTGAGGAATGA
- a CDS encoding alpha/beta fold hydrolase: MSWISLSDTDRAYYVETGTGTPLVFVSGWGGDASNWVDDMAFFGRHFRCIAVDHPGIAGQPLPESTFSTQDMADRIVQALRALKIERAHILGHSMGGAVAQYIAIRHPDIVERLVLCGTFARLDNRSARVIASCGELMQNCDEDAAMRMIYWLIFGAQFYETHLDTIDTLFSMRKDNPIPHGVFVYQTETCLSHDSREHLGKIQSPTLITHGTADILMSPSLGEAVANMIPDATLFSLDNAGHSHLWEYSTTWRKRVMAFLLGEA, from the coding sequence ATGTCGTGGATCTCACTCTCAGATACAGATCGTGCATATTATGTGGAAACCGGTACAGGCACGCCGCTCGTCTTTGTCTCCGGTTGGGGTGGGGATGCCAGCAATTGGGTTGATGATATGGCATTTTTTGGGCGTCACTTTCGATGCATTGCTGTGGATCATCCGGGTATCGCCGGACAGCCATTGCCCGAAAGCACATTTTCAACGCAGGATATGGCCGATCGTATTGTGCAGGCTCTTCGTGCCTTGAAGATTGAACGCGCACACATTCTCGGACATTCTATGGGAGGGGCGGTTGCGCAGTATATTGCTATACGCCATCCGGATATTGTCGAACGACTCGTCTTGTGTGGGACATTCGCGCGACTCGACAACCGATCAGCGCGTGTGATTGCGTCATGCGGTGAGCTTATGCAAAACTGTGATGAAGATGCCGCTATGCGTATGATATATTGGCTTATTTTTGGTGCACAATTCTATGAGACGCACCTTGATACCATTGATACGCTTTTCTCCATGCGGAAGGACAACCCGATTCCTCATGGCGTCTTTGTCTATCAGACGGAAACATGCCTGAGTCACGATAGCCGAGAGCATCTCGGAAAAATTCAATCTCCGACTCTTATCACACACGGTACCGCCGATATTCTTATGAGTCCCTCACTCGGCGAGGCCGTCGCAAACATGATTCCTGACGCAACGTTATTTTCCTTGGACAACGCGGGACACAGCCACCTGTGGGAGTATTCTACAACGTGGAGAAAACGGGTGATGGCGTTTTTGTTGGGTGAAGCGTGA